In Terriglobus sp. TAA 43, a single window of DNA contains:
- a CDS encoding thioester reductase domain-containing protein, whose translation MSTPSILNQLQILTDKHPDKLLYSYLDVDGDPIESYTYASFLLRAEAIAGHLLTDGRFAAGDRLLLAYPAGLEMICAFFGCVRAGLIPVPVYPPSSRGFQSAVYKMVHIAKDCGAAGILTSRDYHASLKTNLTRSGVATSGVDIDYISGLPWIATEDFIAPRGVVPVVAPSKVLFLQYTSGSTMEPKGVIVSHENILSTAALVVENESPVVVSWLPQYHDMGLIGCYLYPAMRGGTTYGFSPIDFIQRPVLWFETISKYRATSTAAPNFAYDYCLRTGRLPKETLESCDLSSLLVLMCAAEPVKPDTYIRFLEAFQAYGLNAEAFYVAYGLAENTLAVTLHGRNIVSVNKRALAQGKARMTTDVSEIDTSKQIVSCGAPLPGLDLKIVDPEGHFALEAGRIGEIWLAGHGKCQGYWNNPELTLKQFRARLVDDSPYDDGYLRTGDLGFMHDGELYVCGRIKDMIILRGQNYYPHDIENVVEKSSSLIRHNCVAAFQIHEDNEPALAIVAEIKNPKVLPDARKIATAVRNYLNVEVAMIALIAPRAVPRTSSGKIMRHKTKQMWTAGEFNVLSDFSRDSDPGSAETAANMHSPFAELKARYNLTGQETYNLVEAGLDSLDLVCFMHELKELLKDKGAELLARQVDIGLVQRVSVAELFNLADQLDAAPEEAILHLREFLAAFRQEQNELEAQMMRDDCKLLFDPPAPAPVPTIPSPRQILLTGGTGFIGPFLMQSLLEQTEATIHVLVRASDKLQGKQRLTAAMHSMGHVQAHVMEMFHARVVPVCGDLGQPALGLMQETWDDLTTRIDTIFHNGATVNYLFNYDMMRDANVLGTNEILRMAFEGQAKEFNYVSTTFIHGWAHKPSLFETDCNAEMALLDFGYSQTKWVAEQVVFAAQRKGLSVRVFRPALVSPSVDGGGNNFDIAVRLVAFMVNHGIGVDTLNQVSFVPADIVANNIVAISMTPGTANLTYHVVRDEYSNMTDITRLITESTGRQFDHFLLPDFVPELIRRCRKEDLLFPLLDFLVGSVDNISSMEFKRYESTTYQTARDASAWGRPDPSLEDTVNGILKFMNRKGIISVAVREYGEESTNELSADSTALSVTAS comes from the coding sequence TTGAGTACGCCGTCGATTTTGAACCAGCTGCAGATACTGACAGATAAGCACCCTGACAAACTTCTGTATTCGTATCTCGACGTGGACGGCGATCCGATCGAAAGCTACACGTACGCCTCGTTTCTGCTCCGTGCAGAGGCGATTGCAGGGCATTTACTGACCGATGGCCGATTCGCTGCGGGAGACCGGCTGCTGCTTGCCTATCCTGCCGGGCTGGAGATGATCTGCGCGTTCTTCGGCTGTGTGCGTGCCGGGCTAATCCCTGTCCCGGTCTATCCTCCGAGTTCGCGGGGCTTTCAAAGCGCCGTGTACAAGATGGTGCACATCGCAAAGGACTGCGGCGCCGCCGGCATCCTGACCAGCCGCGATTATCACGCCTCGCTCAAGACCAATCTCACGCGAAGCGGCGTTGCGACGTCTGGCGTCGATATCGACTACATCTCCGGGCTGCCGTGGATCGCGACAGAAGACTTCATTGCCCCGCGAGGCGTGGTCCCTGTAGTCGCACCGTCGAAGGTCCTGTTCCTTCAGTACACCTCGGGTTCAACGATGGAGCCCAAGGGCGTCATCGTCTCCCACGAAAACATTCTGAGCACCGCCGCGCTCGTCGTCGAGAACGAGTCGCCCGTCGTCGTCTCGTGGCTGCCGCAGTACCACGATATGGGATTGATCGGCTGTTACCTGTACCCCGCCATGCGCGGTGGCACCACCTACGGCTTCTCGCCGATCGACTTTATCCAACGTCCGGTCCTGTGGTTTGAGACGATCTCGAAGTACCGCGCGACCTCGACCGCTGCGCCGAACTTTGCGTATGACTATTGCCTCCGCACTGGCCGTCTGCCGAAAGAAACGCTCGAGTCCTGCGATCTGAGTTCGCTATTGGTGCTGATGTGCGCCGCGGAACCCGTCAAGCCAGACACCTACATCCGCTTCCTCGAAGCCTTCCAGGCATACGGACTGAACGCGGAAGCCTTCTACGTCGCATACGGCCTCGCGGAGAACACGCTCGCCGTCACGCTGCACGGCCGCAACATCGTATCCGTCAATAAGCGCGCTCTCGCACAGGGCAAGGCGCGCATGACGACAGATGTCTCTGAGATAGACACGTCCAAGCAGATCGTGAGCTGCGGTGCGCCGCTCCCCGGTCTTGACCTCAAGATCGTCGATCCCGAAGGCCACTTCGCACTCGAGGCCGGCCGCATCGGCGAAATTTGGCTGGCCGGCCATGGCAAGTGTCAGGGCTACTGGAACAACCCCGAACTCACCCTGAAGCAGTTTCGCGCGCGGCTTGTCGACGACAGCCCCTACGACGACGGCTACCTGCGCACCGGCGATCTCGGCTTCATGCACGATGGCGAGCTCTACGTCTGCGGCCGGATTAAAGACATGATCATCCTCCGCGGGCAAAACTACTACCCGCACGACATTGAAAACGTCGTCGAGAAGTCCTCCAGCCTCATCCGCCACAACTGCGTTGCTGCGTTTCAGATCCACGAAGACAACGAACCCGCGCTCGCGATCGTTGCCGAGATCAAGAATCCGAAGGTTCTCCCGGACGCACGCAAAATCGCCACGGCCGTGCGCAACTACCTGAACGTTGAAGTCGCCATGATCGCGCTCATCGCGCCGCGCGCCGTACCCCGCACCAGCTCCGGCAAGATCATGCGCCACAAGACCAAGCAGATGTGGACGGCCGGAGAGTTCAACGTGCTCTCCGACTTCTCACGCGACAGCGATCCTGGCTCGGCTGAAACGGCAGCCAACATGCACTCGCCGTTTGCCGAGCTGAAGGCGCGCTATAACCTGACCGGGCAAGAAACCTACAATCTGGTAGAAGCAGGTCTCGACTCGCTAGACCTCGTCTGCTTCATGCACGAGCTGAAAGAGCTGTTGAAAGACAAGGGTGCGGAACTGCTCGCGCGCCAGGTAGATATTGGCCTGGTCCAGCGCGTTAGCGTGGCGGAACTGTTCAATCTCGCAGACCAACTCGATGCTGCTCCAGAAGAAGCTATCCTGCACCTGCGCGAATTCCTCGCAGCCTTCCGACAGGAGCAGAACGAACTGGAAGCGCAGATGATGCGCGACGACTGCAAACTCCTCTTCGATCCGCCAGCTCCTGCTCCCGTACCGACGATTCCGTCGCCGCGCCAGATTCTGCTGACCGGCGGCACCGGCTTCATCGGGCCGTTCCTGATGCAGAGCCTGCTCGAGCAGACCGAGGCAACGATCCATGTGCTCGTCCGCGCCTCGGACAAACTGCAGGGCAAGCAGCGTTTGACAGCCGCCATGCACTCCATGGGACACGTCCAGGCTCACGTGATGGAGATGTTCCATGCGCGTGTTGTGCCCGTCTGCGGCGATCTCGGTCAGCCCGCGCTCGGCCTGATGCAGGAGACATGGGACGACCTGACCACCAGGATTGACACCATCTTCCACAACGGCGCAACCGTCAACTATCTCTTCAACTACGACATGATGCGCGACGCCAACGTGCTCGGAACGAACGAAATCCTGCGCATGGCCTTTGAAGGTCAGGCGAAGGAATTCAACTACGTTTCGACGACGTTCATCCACGGCTGGGCCCATAAACCCAGCCTGTTTGAGACCGATTGCAACGCCGAGATGGCGCTGCTGGACTTTGGCTACAGCCAGACCAAGTGGGTCGCCGAACAGGTCGTCTTTGCCGCACAGCGCAAGGGCCTGTCCGTTCGCGTCTTCCGCCCGGCGCTCGTCAGTCCGTCGGTCGATGGTGGCGGCAACAATTTCGATATCGCCGTCCGGCTCGTCGCCTTCATGGTGAACCACGGCATTGGGGTGGACACGCTTAACCAGGTCAGCTTTGTTCCGGCAGATATCGTCGCGAACAACATCGTCGCAATCTCCATGACCCCGGGCACAGCCAACCTGACCTACCACGTTGTCCGCGATGAGTACTCGAACATGACGGACATCACGCGGCTCATCACCGAGTCCACCGGCCGCCAGTTCGATCACTTCCTGCTGCCGGACTTCGTGCCGGAGCTCATCCGCCGCTGCCGTAAGGAAGACCTGCTTTTCCCGCTGCTCGACTTCCTTGTGGGCTCGGTTGACAACATCTCGTCGATGGAGTTTAAGCGCTACGAGAGTACGACGTACCAGACAGCGCGCGATGCCTCAGCATGGGGACGTCCAGACCCGTCGCTCGAAGACACGGTCAATGGCATCCTCAAGTTCATGAACCGCAAGGGCATCATCTCGGTCGCGGTGCGCGAATATGGCGAGGAGTCAACGAACGAGTTGTCCGCTGACTCCACCGCACTCTCGGTTACTGCTTCTTAA